A genomic region of Anopheles coustani chromosome 3, idAnoCousDA_361_x.2, whole genome shotgun sequence contains the following coding sequences:
- the LOC131267426 gene encoding receptor-type tyrosine-protein phosphatase H-like — translation MVDVNNITRTCKSNPAATNHSSKCLGPECTLPPVCSIRADNSLNSNIKPQTIGPVRDLRSSTSLDKTVLLSWRPPIEGHECIKEYLITWGSESETIPAPSTFYYVTDLEPCMRYNFTVNTIDQSNDKGTPATIEDTVREENQLSEVTELELNEVEPRSLTVKWKAPVNGTYCVGSYRLAAWYNDPQTGEPITVFSNTTDDQHVTFGEVIACMTYTVQVIPISFSNKDGRNDIGTLKTKERTILSYHIEPIRALSIKARSLQLSTQLLGENNNNCLLVSVRFSCSKDGEIDPESQIVREFVISGNESFEGIVEPLVPFTSYECTAQIQNIAGWSDATPAYVFHTAEDVPESPRSLKLVGDRDSIAVAWKAPTVKNGVVVRYRIHVRMVEQKYPIPKICDSFEEYNETVDLRDEVEPEESRSWDGDQFEYTITRLSPFTLYTVQVAAATGAGVGSYTEPQDVVTLPSVPEAVQNFAIAEIEGPELNQTNRSAVKLSWQLPCRLHGNLTGFVGRLYGTREEDGSPPHELTWNVGVQANEINDTYFYVEDRLKPEYIYTVSISVEVADVAEQSPETTISFQSPAGITVAVVLLAVWLKPYCSKQWCRENNALQKKETSGISVKKFRGQYAQIYESNQQGKIKDEYESIVQYQDHNFNATARSGIANDSKNRYDDILPFDFNRVQLETEESDEGIPRDYINASFIDGYTNRREYIATQGPFEETCYDFWRMVFQYDVESIVMLIQPSGEDKNKCCQYYPLLNRNMEYEDIEVRCTQEINLSFYCRRKFTVYKGNVSKIVSQYHFLDWLTQGCPTSPSNLIDFIKIVRRERKNNAIPLVVHCSAGVGRTGTFIALDIILQRMEKEQQICVYSTVKELRRKRVHMVQTLDQYAFLYRCCLDFTANKDLKG, via the exons ATGGTAGACGTGAATAATATTACCAGAACTTGTAAATCAAATCCAGCCGCAACCAATCATTCGTCAAAATGTTTGGGACCTGAATGTACTCTACCTCCAGTGTGTTCGATTCGGGCAGATAATTCCTTGAACTCCAACATCAAACCTCAAACCATTGGCCCTGTGCGTGATCTGCGTTCTAGTACAAGCCTGGATAAAACTGTCCTACTGAGTTGGCGGCCTCCGATAGAGGGACATGAATGTATCAAAGAATACCTCATCACATGGGGATCTGAAAGTGAAACGATTCCTGCACCGAGCACGTTTTACTATGTGACTGATCTGGAACCTTGTATGCGCTACAATTTCACCGTGAACACGATCGACCAAAGCAATGACAAAGGCACACCGGCAACCATCGAGGACACTGTTCGTGAAGAGAATCAACTTTCCGAGGTGACGGAATTGGAGCTGAACGAGGTTGAACCACGCTCCTTGACCGTCAAGTGGAAAGCTCCCGTCAATGGAACATACTGTGTGGGATCATACCGATTGGCAGCGTGGTACAATGATCCTCAAACTGGCGAACCGATTACTGTCTTCTCGAACACCACCGACGATCAGCATGTCACCTTTGGCGAGGTGATAGCTTGCATGACCTACACGGTACAAGTGATACCGATATCCTTCAGCAACAAGGATGGCAGGAATGATATTGGCACGCTGAAAACGAAGGAACGAACGATTCTTTCTTATCATATAGAACCGATCCGCGCGTTGTCCATCAAGGCTCGCAGTTTGCAACTTTCCACCCAACTGCTCGGCGAGAATAATAACAACTGTTTACTGGTCAGCGTGCGTTTTAGCTGCAGCAAGGATGGTGAAATTGATCCAGAGTCTcag ATTGTGAGAGAGTTCGTTATTAGCGGTAATGAGAGCTTCGAAGGTATCGTTGAACCGTTGGTGCCCTTTACGTCGTACGAATGCACTGCCCAAATCCAGAATATTGCCGGTTGGTCTGATGCAACCCCTGCTTATGTGTTTCATACGGCGGAAGATG TTCCCGAAAGCCCCAGATCTCTGAAGCTCGTTGGTGATCGTGATTCGATCGCAGTCGCATGGAAAGCACCCACCGTGAAGAATGGAGTCGTTGTAAGATACAGAATTCATGTGCGTATGGTCGAGCAAAAGTATCCCATTCCGAAGATCTGCGATTCGTTTGAGGAGTACAACGAAACCGTTGACTTGCGCGATGAAGTTGAGCCGGAGGAGTCGCGCAGTTGGGACGGAGATCAGTTTGAGTACACGATCACCAGATTGAGTCCGTTCACGCTGTACACCGTACAGGTTGCTGCAGCGACTGGGGCAGGCGTTGGTTCGTACACCGAGCCGCAAGATGTGGTCACCCTTCCCAGCGTACCGGAAGCCGTGCAGAATTTTGCCATAGCGGAAATAGAGGGCCCAGAGCTAAACCAGACGAACCGATCGGCGGTAAAACTTTCCTGGCAACTTCCATGTCGGTTGCATGGGAATCTGACAGGTTTCGTTGGCCGATTGTATGGTACGCGGGAAGAGGATGGATCTCCGCCACATGAACTGACGTGGAATGTTGGGGTTCAAGCGAATGAGATTAATGACACGTACTTTTACGTCGAGGATCGACTCAAGCCCGAATACATTTATACGGTTTCGATAAGCGTAGAAGTGGCCGATGTGGCTGAACAGAGTCCAGAAACAACTATCTCCTTTCAATCTCCGGCCGGAA TTACGGTAGCCGTAGTCCTACTTGCCGTTTGGCTCAAACCGTATTGTTCCAAGCAGTGGTGCAGGGAAAACAATGCCctccaaaaaaaggaaaccagcgGTATTTCTGTGAAAAAATTCCGTGGTCAGTATGCACAGATTTACGAGTCCAACCAACAAGGTAAGATAAAGGACGAGTATGAGTCAATCGTCCAATACCAGGACCACAACTTCAATGCGACCGCCAGGAGCGGTATTGCTAACGATTCAAAAAACCGATACGACGATATATTACCGTTCGATTTCAACCGAGTGCAGCTTGAAACCGAAGAATCTGACGAAGGCATTCCTAGAGACTACATTAACGCGTCCTTCATTGATGGTTATACGAATCGGCGTGAGTACATCGCCACGCAGGGTCCGTTCGAGGAGACGTGTTATGATTTCTGGAGGATGGTGTTCCAGTACGACGTTGAATCGATCGTCATGCTTATTCAACCGAGCGGTGAGGATAAGAACAAGTGCTGTCAGTATTATCCGCTCCTCAATCGAAACATGGAATATGAAGACATCGAAGTGAGATGTACACAAGAGATAAATTTATCCTTCTATTGCAGGCGAAAGTTCACTGTATACAAG GGAAATGTATCGAAGATAGTGTCCCAGTACCATTTCCTTGACTGGCTTACTCAGGGCTGTCCCACAAGCCCTTCGAATCTGATCGATTTCATCAAGATCGTTCGAagggaacgaaaaaacaacGCCATACCGCTAGTGGTGCATTGCAGCGCCGGAGTGGGTCGTACCGGAACCTTCATTGCATTGGACATCATTCTGCAAAGGATGGAAAAGGAGCAGCAAATTTGTGTATATTCTACCGTAAAAGAACTGCGACGAAAGCGCGTCCATATGGTTCAAACGCTGGACCAGTACGCTTTTCTCTACCGATGTTGTTTGGACTTTACTGCCAACAAAGACTTGAAAGGTTAG